GGATGGTCGAGGGCGAAAAAAAGCTCCTGAGGAGTTAACCGAAGCGGATCGACAAAGGCTCGCGATGAAGAAGCTGGAGTATGAAAATGAACGGCTTCGGGCGGAGAATGCTTTCTTAAAAAAGTTACAGGAATTCGAAAGGAGGCGACGCTAAGCGGGCATCGTCAGGAGAATGTCTACCTTGCCATTCAAGCCGTTCAGCAAGAAGGACCATTCAGCGTACGGTTATTGTGTGAAATCGCAAAGATTCCACGATCCAGCTATTACAAATGGTTGAATCGCAAGCCTAGTTCCCGTGAGCTGGAAAACCAACATCTCACTCATGCCATGATCTCGCTGTACGAGAAGGTTGGTGGCATCTACGGTTACCGTCGATTAACCCTTCATTTGCGCCGACAGACCAAGCAACGGATTAACCAGAAGCGCATACAGCGCCTGATGAAGCGAAAGGGAATCCAATCGGTGAT
This genomic window from Paenibacillus thermoaerophilus contains:
- a CDS encoding IS3 family transposase; the encoded protein is MNRKPSSRELENQHLTHAMISLYEKVGGIYGYRRLTLHLRRQTKQRINQKRIQRLMKRKGIQSVIRRKRKKYVRSTPQQVAENLLNREFHAKAPNEKWVTDVTEFK